The region ATGAAAATGGACTAACGTTAGTTCCGCCACCGCAGTAGATGGCGTTCAAGGCGTTCCGTGCCGAAGGTGATGACCATCACCACCAGGCTGATGAAGATGATGCCCACGACCACCCGCGGGTAGTCGGCAAAGTCGGCGAAGTTCTTCACATACCAGCCGATGCCCGAGTTGGCGCCGATCAGCTCGGCGGCGGTCAACAGCACGAAGGCAAAAACCAGTGCAAGCGTGGCCCCGGTGCAGATGGAGGGCATGGCACCCGGCAGGATGACCCGCCGCAACAGCGTGCGCTCCTTCAAGCCGAGCACCCGTGCGGAGTCCAACAGCCCCTTGGGAATGTTGAAGACACCGTTGACCGTGTTGATGAAAATGGGCCAGAAAGCGCCGATGAAGATCACGAAGATCGAGGCAGCGCGGAAACTCGGCAACAGGGCAATGGCATAGGGGATATAGACAATGGGCGGAATGGGGCCCAGCACCTTGGTGAACGGGTTGACGGCATGGAACAGCCGGACCCGCCAGCCGACCAGAAGCCCCAGCGGCAGGGCGGTCGCCACGGCCAGCAGATACCCGCTCACCAACAGGATCAGGGAGTTCACCAGCCCTTTCAGCATGTCCGGCAATTCGGCGACAAACAGGGTCAATACCGCTTCCGGCTGGGGGAAGAGCATCTTGTCCAGCACAATGAAGCGGGAGGTGGCCACGTACCATGCCAGAAGAATGGCAAGGATGATGGCGCTCACATCGCCGGCTCCCCGACGTGATGCTTCATTTTTGACGGTAGCAAGCATGATCAGATCAATGGCCTTGACCACAAGGGCGGCGGTCAAAAGATGCCAGGGGACCTGCCCTGCCGACGGCCAGAAAATGGTCGCCAGCAGGGTGACAAAGAGCAGGTTTGATGCAGTTGCTATCTGGTTCATGGGTATATCCTGATGGGTATGGATGTGCGGTTCCGGGCCGCAGCCCCGGAATGCCTTCTCAATCATTCTTTTTGTAGAAGCTCAGCATCTGCTGATAGACCTTGTCCTTAGGGTTTTTCTTGATCACCGAATCGAGCGCCTGCTTGTAGATGTCGGTGTTGATATGCTTGTCGATCGGGTAGTCCTGGGGGATGTAGCCCGCCTCACGGATATGCTGCCAGAAATCCAGTATCCCCTTGCGGAGCGGGTCGGGGTTCGATTCGGACACCTTTTTCACATACGTTTCGTTGCGGACGATGCCTTCGTCGATCTTCAGGGACTTGGTATAGATCCGGACCGTCTCTTCGGGGTTGGTTTTATAGAACCTGTAGGCACGGATCAGCGCGGCCAGGAAACGGCGATAGGTATCCTTGTCGGCATTCAGCTTGGCCGTGGGGGCAACGATGCGGCAGCAGGTGTACTTGGGGTAGTATTCTTCGAGGTAGTGGGCAACCTTCAGGCCGCTGTTCTTCTCGGCCAGTGAAAAGTGAGGCGGCCACAGGAGCCCTGCATCCACGGCACCTTTCTTGATCGCCTCCACCACCGCCGTGGCCGAGCCCAGCTCAACGAACGTGATATCCTTTTTCCAGTCGATGCCGGCCTTTTTCAGGGCGCCCTTGAAGATGACATCACCGGTGGAAAGCTTCACCAAGCCGATCTTCTTCCCTTTGTAGACCTTGAGGTTCCTGCCCGAGAGTTCGGCCAGACGCTCCGGCCGGGTGACGATGGCCTGTCCGCCGATCATCATGCCGCCGAAGAAGGTGAAGTCGGACCCTTTGGAGATGAACAACAGCGGCGCGGTGGTGCCGAAGGTGCCCACGTCCAGTTTTTCTGCCTTGAGCGCGGCTATGCCCTCGGAGGCGCTGCCGAACTGGAACAGCTCCACGTCGACCCCTTCTTCCTTGAAGTAGCCCTTTTCCTTGGCCACGAAGTACAACCCGTGGGCCGGCTCCGGGACATACCCCACCCGAAGCTTGGGCAGGTTTGCGGCAACGGCGACGGACACCATGAACATTGACAGCAGGAATGCGGCGATGATCCTCTTCATTGGGTACTGCCTCCTTGTAACGAAAATAGTCTGCCGGAATTTGCCGGGCAGCAATTGGGCGTGCAGACCGCCCTGGAGAACAGGTCGTGCAGGACAGGGTCCATGGGACCCATCAACAGGCGGTCCAGTGCATCGCAGTAAATCTCTTCATAGACATGGTTTGCCAGGAAATCACCCGGCATGGCGGCATCCTGGAGGCCGAGCCCCTGCCAGATGCGGAGCATGCGCCA is a window of Oryzomonas sagensis DNA encoding:
- a CDS encoding ABC transporter permease; this encodes MNQIATASNLLFVTLLATIFWPSAGQVPWHLLTAALVVKAIDLIMLATVKNEASRRGAGDVSAIILAILLAWYVATSRFIVLDKMLFPQPEAVLTLFVAELPDMLKGLVNSLILLVSGYLLAVATALPLGLLVGWRVRLFHAVNPFTKVLGPIPPIVYIPYAIALLPSFRAASIFVIFIGAFWPIFINTVNGVFNIPKGLLDSARVLGLKERTLLRRVILPGAMPSICTGATLALVFAFVLLTAAELIGANSGIGWYVKNFADFADYPRVVVGIIFISLVVMVITFGTERLERHLLRWRN
- a CDS encoding ABC transporter substrate-binding protein → MKRIIAAFLLSMFMVSVAVAANLPKLRVGYVPEPAHGLYFVAKEKGYFKEEGVDVELFQFGSASEGIAALKAEKLDVGTFGTTAPLLFISKGSDFTFFGGMMIGGQAIVTRPERLAELSGRNLKVYKGKKIGLVKLSTGDVIFKGALKKAGIDWKKDITFVELGSATAVVEAIKKGAVDAGLLWPPHFSLAEKNSGLKVAHYLEEYYPKYTCCRIVAPTAKLNADKDTYRRFLAALIRAYRFYKTNPEETVRIYTKSLKIDEGIVRNETYVKKVSESNPDPLRKGILDFWQHIREAGYIPQDYPIDKHINTDIYKQALDSVIKKNPKDKVYQQMLSFYKKND